CGGGATTGGACGTCGAAACCCTGGATCCGTTCACGTTGGTCGACTTGGATCGTGCCGCGTCGGACCAATTGACCGATCACACCGGCCGTTTGGCTCCGTTGGTCGGATTGTTGGTTGCCGACGAATTGCATGCCGATCGGTTGGTGGACTTTCTTCAGCCTCGAAAACGCCCGGAACCGAAAAGCAACCGCGGGCGGATCGCCGCGATGGTGGGCGTTCCGGTCGCTTTGGTGTTGCTGTTGGGCTTCATGGTTTATCGCCAGTTCGCCAGCATGGATCAACAGATCGAACAACTGCAGGTGGCCAATGGAAAACTTCAAGAACAAGTTGAGGTGGCTGATACCAGTATCACGGAAGTCGGCCAAGTCGATCTGTTCTTGAACGGCGATGTGAACTGGTTGACTGCGATGAAGCGATTGGCCGAAGAAATGCCGCCAGCCCAAGACTTGATTGTTCGCGAATTTCATGGTGCATCCAACACTCGCACTGGTGGCGGCACAATGACCATCCGTGGCGGTGTGACCGATTCAGACCTGATCGAAGAATTCGAAGATTCGATTCGCGACCAAGTGCACAGCGTGATGGGCGATGGAGCCACTTTCGATCGCACCCAGCCGTATTATCGATACAGCTTTAAGGAGGACATCGTGGTGTCCCCCGACTTTGTTCAAGCCGGACGGTATCAAGCCTTCGAAGACCTGTTGAATGCGGCAGCCAATCAATCAGCCGCTGGAAACAGTGATGCGGACGGCCAGACGCCTGCGGAATCAAACCCTGCGGAATCAAACACGGTGCCGCAAGATTCAGATGATGGTGCCGGCGGCAGTGATGCCGGCCAGGAGGTGACGTCATGACCCAGCGCGAACGTTTTCTTGCCATGGCAATCGGTGGGTTGTTGGTCGTGGTCGGCCTGCAATGGATGTTCACCCAATACAAGAATGCCAAGCAAGACCGCATCACAAAGATCGCGAACCTGCAAAAGACGTCGATGGATCTGAACACGCGTCTGTTGGAAGGCGCGATGGCCGAACGCCAGATGGGCGAATATCGCGTGCGTTCGCTACCCGGTGATCGCGAGATCGCCGTTGCACGCTATTCGTCGTATCTGTTGGACTTGGTCAAAGAAACGGGAATCAATACGCCCGACGTGCGTCATGTGAATTCGACGCCAATGAAAGATCTGTACACACGCCATCGCTTCAGCGTTGGTGGTTCAGCAGATTTGCCAACGGTCATTCGCCTGTTGCATTCCTTTTATGCGACGGACTATCTGCACCGAATTGCCGACTTGACGATCAAGCCGTCACGCACCGGCGATCTGCGTGTCACCATGGCGGTGGACGCCATCGGTTTGTCGACCGTGCCGGCCGAAGCCACCGTGTCGGAAGCCCCGTCGTGGCGCGTCGATCCTGACATGACCGCGTACGAATCGGCCATTTTGAATCGGAACTTCTTCGAGCCACCGAACAAGGCGCCGCGGTTCGGCGGTGATTCGCAAATCGAAGGCATCGTCGGACGCCGCAGTACGGCCAGGGTCAATTTTGCCGACGAAGAAGATCATCCGATTGAGTACGAATTGGGCGAGGATGCACCGGACTTTGTCGAATTGGATGCCCAATCGGGAACGCTGTCGTTCGAACCAAAGGAAACGGGTGAGTTCGAGGTGCTGGTACGCGCGACCGACAAGGGCTATCCCGCGCAAACGACCGAGCAGCTTGTCAAGATTCGCGTCAATGAACCACCGGTGGAAAAGGAACCCGAACCCGAGCCGAAGTTCGATCACGCCAGCCAAACGGTTCTGACGGCCTTGGTTCAAGGACGTGACGACTGGACAGCGTGGATGAACGTTCGGACGTCCGGAAAAACGTTGAAGCTTCGCGTGGGGGATCGATTCGAAATCGGAACGGTGACGGGCGAAGTGGCGGAAGTGAATCGCAAATACGTGGTGCTGGAAATCGACGGCCAGCGGGTCGTCTTGAGCCCCGGCAAAGACACGCTTCGCGATGTTGCCCAGCGGGCCAAAGAAGACGACTGATTCACCGCCTGTTGGAATTCTGTCCTTTGTCGCACTGATCCGCTGACGGTGGCGGTGACGGGCTGGGGGGCGATGGACGCGTTGCTATACTGCGCCGCGATACGAACCGTCCTAGGCTTGCACCCCTGTTGATGACGCCTGACCGATGCCAGCGGCCCCTTCGAACGCTGCCGAACCCACTGCGTTTGCGTCGGCGGTGCGCTGCCGTCGTCTGAACGTGGCATTTCCCGTGTCGGGTCGACAGATCGTCAAGGTGATTGACGAGGCGGATGTCGGATTTGCCTCTGGCGAGATCTCGGCCCTGATCGGCCCCAGCGGTTGCGGAAAAACAACGCTGTTGCGAACGATCGCCGGGCTGCAGGCACCATCGTCCGGTGGTGTCACCATCGATCCACCGTCGGTCGGTCGCCGCGGTGAATTGGCCTTTGTGTTCCAGCACCCGGCACTGCTGCCCTGGCGGACGACGTTGCAAAATGTCAGCTTGCCACTGCGTTTGACACGATCATGTGACCCCGCCGAAGCCACCCGCCGGGCCAAGGAGATCCTGGATACTGTTGGCATGGCTGATGCCGTCGATCGTTTCCCGCATCAATTGTCCGGTGGCATGCAGATGCGTGTGTCCATTGCCCGTGCACTGGTGACTCGTCCGCGATTGTTGTTGTTGGATGAACCCTTCGCCGCGCTGGACGACATCTTACGCGGTCAACTGTGGGAATTGCTGCTGGATCTGTGGCGTCAACTTTGCTTCACCGCCATCCTGGTGACCCACAACATTGCCGAAGCCTGCTTGTTGTCGCATCGAATTTTCGTGATGCGTGATGGGACCTGCGACGCCGGGATCATCAATCCGTTGTCATGGCCGCGTTCGCAGCAGCAGCGGCGGACTCCGGAGTTCGGCCAGTTTTATGGCACGATCAGCGATCGTCTGCGAACAAGCGTCGGTGTGCAGGATCATCGTGCTCGTTCCAGCCAAATGGAGGCTGGCACGTGAATCGCCCATTCATGCAGATCGCACAGACTGTGGTCGCCGTTGGGTCCG
The DNA window shown above is from Crateriforma spongiae and carries:
- the pilM gene encoding type IV pilus biogenesis protein PilM produces the protein MAKKIAIDWDDGELRLVAANCSGSSVKVTDVAVLPLGDKNVHQVLTEQSKQRGWAKHDTLVAIGRGKAELRELQLPAVPDEELPDMVRFQAIRSFASAGDSALVDYLVTNRDESGVEMIAAAIGPSKLKEVKEVCESATLNPVRIALRPLASAALYLAAGPSGRGEGQVILVDLLRDEAEIVIADSGSVIFVRTVRLPAEAAARSKSLAGELKRSLLACGASSDQRRVVLWGRKEVHEQDVAELAQATGLDVETLDPFTLVDLDRAASDQLTDHTGRLAPLVGLLVADELHADRLVDFLQPRKRPEPKSNRGRIAAMVGVPVALVLLLGFMVYRQFASMDQQIEQLQVANGKLQEQVEVADTSITEVGQVDLFLNGDVNWLTAMKRLAEEMPPAQDLIVREFHGASNTRTGGGTMTIRGGVTDSDLIEEFEDSIRDQVHSVMGDGATFDRTQPYYRYSFKEDIVVSPDFVQAGRYQAFEDLLNAAANQSAAGNSDADGQTPAESNPAESNTVPQDSDDGAGGSDAGQEVTS
- a CDS encoding cadherin repeat domain-containing protein, whose translation is MTQRERFLAMAIGGLLVVVGLQWMFTQYKNAKQDRITKIANLQKTSMDLNTRLLEGAMAERQMGEYRVRSLPGDREIAVARYSSYLLDLVKETGINTPDVRHVNSTPMKDLYTRHRFSVGGSADLPTVIRLLHSFYATDYLHRIADLTIKPSRTGDLRVTMAVDAIGLSTVPAEATVSEAPSWRVDPDMTAYESAILNRNFFEPPNKAPRFGGDSQIEGIVGRRSTARVNFADEEDHPIEYELGEDAPDFVELDAQSGTLSFEPKETGEFEVLVRATDKGYPAQTTEQLVKIRVNEPPVEKEPEPEPKFDHASQTVLTALVQGRDDWTAWMNVRTSGKTLKLRVGDRFEIGTVTGEVAEVNRKYVVLEIDGQRVVLSPGKDTLRDVAQRAKEDD
- a CDS encoding ABC transporter ATP-binding protein — its product is MSGRQIVKVIDEADVGFASGEISALIGPSGCGKTTLLRTIAGLQAPSSGGVTIDPPSVGRRGELAFVFQHPALLPWRTTLQNVSLPLRLTRSCDPAEATRRAKEILDTVGMADAVDRFPHQLSGGMQMRVSIARALVTRPRLLLLDEPFAALDDILRGQLWELLLDLWRQLCFTAILVTHNIAEACLLSHRIFVMRDGTCDAGIINPLSWPRSQQQRRTPEFGQFYGTISDRLRTSVGVQDHRARSSQMEAGT